The following DNA comes from Camelina sativa cultivar DH55 chromosome 14, Cs, whole genome shotgun sequence.
tggtggtcatacattattgtgttgatacatcattgattagtatattatataatatattttttattcaaaatgttagtaattaaaaaaactatgcagaaatgaaagtaaaatagttggcttaatgtgttcatataaacattttctaggtggtgataaagaatatatttgtaacataaacaaaaatttaggtgtaaaaaaatacataaaaaatgaGTAACacacataaaagatttgtatatggatataaatcagtgtattataacaaaaataaaatttataaataatgtacaacaaattttaatatatttttattaaatttaatctaatttataaaactttaaacccgcacatcaggTGGGTTCTCATCTAGTGGTTATATAAATTCATGtatttaaaaatatctattaagtagttgttttctaatttttgtttagagTATTGTATTTTTTNtttttttttttttttttttttgtcaaccataaGGCCAATACTAACcgacccattagccaaattcctacattcgtagaaAGCAGGACTCGGTCAttggtgtgatggtgtcttctaCAAATGGGCTTACCTCCTACCACACTGCACTAAATTCACTTTacattgtatttttctttttatgattggtatttttgtataagaataatttctaatttttttatgttgtagACGTTTAAATGGCTGGTCACCGTTCGTTTTACACCGTGAGCATCGGTTATATTATCCCAAAATCATCGACTGACATTCATAAATCtagtcatttaatttttttctttacctaGCTCAAGGTGCAATCTCTAAAAATGAAAGATCCAAGTATTACATTGGTTCAATCTCTAAAAATGAGATATCCAAGTATTATGTTGGTTCTGTTTccattcttcttcgtcttcatatGGGAATCAAACTCACCATTAGTATCATCCGAGACTTTCACACAATGCCTAACCTTAAACTCCGACCACAAACATCCCATCTCCCCCGCCTTGTTTTTCGCCGGAAACGGCTCATACTCCTCCATACTAGAAGCCAACATACGTAACCTCCGGTTCAACACGTCGAACACTCCAAAACCCTTCCTTATCATCGCCGCAACACACGAATCCCACGTCCAAGCCGCGGTGACTTGCGGCAAACACCACAATCTTCAGATGAAAATAAGAAGCGGTGGCCACGACTACGATGGCTTGTCATATGTTACACACTCTGGCAAACCATTTTTCGTCCTCGACATGTTTAATCTTCGGTCGGTTGAAGTCGACGTGGCGAGTAAGACCGCGTGGGTCCAAACCGGTGCCACCCTCGGAGAAGTTTATTACCACATATGGGAGAAGAGCAAAACTCTCGCTTATCCCGCCGGAGTTTGTCCGACAGTTGGTGTCGGTGGCCATATTAGCGGCGGAGGTTATGGTAACATGATGAGAAAATACGGTCTCACCATAGATAATACACTCGATGCAAGAATGGTCGACgtcaatggtataaacaatatCTCTAGCTTCATTATTTTATATGCTAATGAAATTTTATAGTATCAGTCGAATTCATTAGGATAGTGATTTTGGCCAAataggtaaaaaagaaaaaactttgacaaaaaatcgtattaaaataattatatatatatttttttctgttacaCTTTCATTACCCTgaatacttatatatttttgaaaatattttctttctgtatttttaaaaaatttgtaggAAACATTTTAGATAGAAAACTaatgggagaagatctcttctGGGCAATAAACGGAGGAGGAAGTAGCTACGGCGTCGTTTTAGCTTACAAATTAAACCTCGTCGAAGTCCCTCAAACCGTTAACGTTTTCAATATCTCCCGGACACAAGAGCAAGATGCGACGGAGATTGTTTACCGGTGGCAACAAGTCGCACCGGAGCTACCTGACGAACTCTTCATAAGATTATTCATCGACGTAGTAAACGGCACCGTTTCATCTCAAAAGACCGTTAGGGCAACATTCATAGGTATGTTTCTTGGTGACACAACAACTCTTCTGTCGATATTAAACCGGAGATTCCCTGAACTGGGTCTGGTCCGGCCTGATTGTATCGAAACGAGCTGGGTCCAATCTGTGTTTTTCTGGACAAATATCCAAGTTGGTTCATCGGAGAAAGTTCTACTCGATAGGAATCAAACCACAAACTATCTCAAGAGAAAATCAGATTACGTACGTGAACGGATTTCAAAAACCGGTTTAGAATCAATCTTGAAGAAAATGAT
Coding sequences within:
- the LOC104741677 gene encoding reticuline oxidase-like protein produces the protein MKDPSITLVQSLKMRYPSIMLVLFPFFFVFIWESNSPLVSSETFTQCLTLNSDHKHPISPALFFAGNGSYSSILEANIRNLRFNTSNTPKPFLIIAATHESHVQAAVTCGKHHNLQMKIRSGGHDYDGLSYVTHSGKPFFVLDMFNLRSVEVDVASKTAWVQTGATLGEVYYHIWEKSKTLAYPAGVCPTVGVGGHISGGGYGNMMRKYGLTIDNTLDARMVDVNGNILDRKLMGEDLFWAINGGGSSYGVVLAYKLNLVEVPQTVNVFNISRTQEQDATEIVYRWQQVAPELPDELFIRLFIDVVNGTVSSQKTVRATFIGMFLGDTTTLLSILNRRFPELGLVRPDCIETSWVQSVFFWTNIQVGSSEKVLLDRNQTTNYLKRKSDYVRERISKTGLESILKKMIELEIPTMAFNPYGGAMARISSTATPFPYRAGNLWKIQYAANWKENRLTDQYIELTRELYQFMTPFVSKNPRQSFYNYRDVDLGTNVHNGKTRSYVEGNRYGKKYFAGNFERLVKIKTRVDSANFFRNEQSIPVLPLYAYLSDYWVDKFVDV